In a single window of the Bacteroidota bacterium genome:
- a CDS encoding PAS domain S-box protein: MLTNFNDKIRKKEMRNLRLLNVFSSIFVTLLGFIFEFSYHDGYILTSGLAVSMILTSNYFLSFYSEWYRRNFMNLTTASIFLLHFWAAYVAYVRDFEITILLPLSISTFTFSLVFDRYYKSLFFIFVITTLLMALMILSGQWKPEFAIAIVALYSGAFLSEEILKRKGEYQSEIKKQEQRYVSLVENMNDGLIYLDKSNLISFVNERFTRISDIPKEKLENQLFEALFEPIINAKEVRNEFENLLSGRTIKTEAVMKKQNGKKVWVQLVGSPYYDEDGSRNGCMIVYTDITSLKEIEELLKKREEGYKTFIDQSAVGIWRAEYRQPIPINLPVSEQIDLLLDTGIITECNDFMSKMYGHNISTDLIGRRIRDFYYMENNFDEERTRELMQSFVLNNYRISNAESKELDRSGAVRYMLNNNIGVVENGCLIRTWGVQTDITDRKKTEKELVETNQELDTFFYKASHDLKGPLASVMGIVNLARLENSDPLNEKYFTMIETSVKRLDRTLLDLIELARTRKGTSKLSQINIMSMVQDILHSLRHLPDFGSINFEVKIDHLLELKADKVLVLSVFQNLIHNAINYCNQDSPHVKIKVEKHDNGIQLQIIDNGHGIPEGIRDRVFEMFYRGHPDSTGSGLGLFIVKNALEKMKGNISFESEVGKGTTFTINIPNARTEHI; encoded by the coding sequence TGAATTTTCATATCATGATGGATATATTCTTACATCCGGACTTGCTGTTTCAATGATATTGACTTCAAATTACTTTTTATCATTCTATTCTGAATGGTACAGAAGAAATTTTATGAATCTCACTACTGCCTCAATCTTTCTTTTACACTTCTGGGCAGCATATGTAGCATACGTTCGGGACTTTGAGATCACAATACTCTTGCCTTTATCGATCTCAACTTTTACTTTTTCCCTTGTATTTGATCGATATTACAAAAGTTTGTTCTTTATTTTCGTCATCACCACACTTTTAATGGCGCTGATGATTCTTTCAGGTCAATGGAAACCGGAATTCGCAATTGCAATCGTTGCTTTGTACTCAGGCGCATTTCTTTCCGAAGAGATTCTGAAAAGGAAAGGTGAATATCAGTCAGAGATCAAGAAACAGGAGCAACGATATGTTTCTCTGGTCGAAAATATGAACGATGGACTTATTTATCTTGATAAATCTAATCTGATCTCTTTCGTGAATGAAAGATTTACCCGGATCTCAGATATACCCAAAGAAAAATTGGAGAATCAGCTTTTTGAAGCGCTGTTCGAACCGATCATCAATGCAAAGGAAGTTCGTAATGAATTCGAAAATCTTTTGTCAGGCCGCACAATCAAGACAGAAGCTGTCATGAAAAAGCAAAATGGGAAAAAAGTATGGGTTCAACTGGTAGGATCTCCTTATTATGATGAAGATGGTTCCAGAAATGGTTGCATGATCGTTTATACTGACATAACAAGTCTGAAAGAGATTGAAGAACTACTGAAGAAAAGAGAAGAGGGATATAAAACGTTCATTGATCAAAGTGCAGTTGGAATCTGGCGTGCCGAATACAGGCAACCAATACCGATCAATCTGCCCGTGTCTGAACAAATAGATCTTTTACTGGATACCGGAATCATTACTGAATGCAACGATTTCATGTCTAAAATGTATGGACATAACATCTCCACTGACCTGATCGGTCGTCGCATCCGGGATTTTTATTACATGGAAAATAATTTCGATGAAGAACGCACCCGCGAACTGATGCAGAGTTTTGTCCTGAATAATTACAGGATCAGCAATGCAGAATCTAAAGAACTCGACAGGTCAGGTGCTGTCAGGTATATGTTGAATAACAATATTGGTGTTGTAGAAAATGGTTGCCTGATAAGAACCTGGGGAGTACAAACAGATATTACAGACCGGAAGAAAACAGAAAAGGAACTGGTAGAAACCAATCAGGAGCTGGATACTTTTTTCTATAAAGCATCACATGATCTGAAAGGTCCGTTGGCCAGTGTAATGGGAATTGTGAATCTTGCGCGGCTGGAAAATTCGGATCCGCTGAACGAAAAGTATTTTACAATGATCGAGACAAGTGTAAAACGACTTGACAGGACGTTACTCGATCTGATTGAACTTGCGCGGACAAGAAAAGGGACGAGCAAACTTTCACAGATCAATATTATGTCGATGGTCCAGGATATTCTGCATTCACTTCGGCATCTTCCTGATTTCGGAAGTATTAATTTTGAAGTGAAGATTGATCATTTACTTGAACTGAAAGCAGATAAAGTGTTGGTTTTGTCTGTGTTTCAAAATCTGATCCATAATGCTATCAATTACTGTAATCAGGATAGTCCTCATGTAAAGATCAAAGTGGAGAAGCATGATAATGGAATCCAGTTACAGATAATCGATAATGGTCATGGCATTCCGGAAGGAATTCGTGACAGAGTATTTGAAATGTTTTATCGCGGACATCCTGATTCGACAGGTTCCGGATTAGGATTGTTTATTGTAAAGAATGCTTTGGAAAAAATGAAGGGAAATATTAGTTTTGAAAGTGAAGTTGGCAAAGGTACGACTTTCACTATAAATATTCCAAATGCCAGAACAGAACATATCTAA
- the mce gene encoding methylmalonyl-CoA epimerase → MILRVEHIGIAVKDMKGANTLFEALLGISNYKVESVESENVATSFFKTGETKIELLESTSDSGPIAKFIEKKGQGIHHIAFETDDIVKEMERLKNLGFELLSDVPKKGADNKLICFLHPKSTNGVLVELCQEILS, encoded by the coding sequence ATGATCTTAAGAGTTGAACATATTGGCATTGCCGTCAAAGATATGAAAGGTGCAAACACACTTTTCGAGGCCTTGTTAGGGATTTCAAATTACAAAGTTGAAAGTGTTGAAAGCGAAAATGTTGCAACATCTTTTTTTAAAACAGGAGAAACAAAAATTGAATTACTGGAATCGACTTCAGATTCCGGTCCGATTGCAAAGTTTATTGAGAAAAAAGGACAAGGTATTCATCACATTGCCTTTGAAACCGATGACATAGTAAAGGAAATGGAACGACTTAAAAATTTAGGCTTTGAATTATTGTCGGATGTTCCCAAAAAGGGCGCAGATAATAAATTGATCTGCTTCCTGCATCCTAAATCTACAAATGGTGTATTGGTGGAGTTGTGTCAGGAGATTTTGAGTTAG
- a CDS encoding SdiA-regulated domain-containing protein yields the protein MKFTLIAIISIFLISCSQENKSCGDFDLNQTYEQIKLPVALKEISGITFLSKNKIACVQDEKGIVFIYDIHKDKLKQSIDFAGDKDYEAIANVNDTIYVLRSNGDIYEIDNLESSEVSSITHHTFLSKVNNSEGMCFDSKHYRLLIACKGKPEKGSAKKYQKVVYSFDLSTKTMSEEPVLVIDPTSIIEMADQSASNSFFGESKNVDQFDPAEIAIDPKTGNYFVLSAVGKRLAVFSENGMLLCSVNLNPDIYKQPEGLAFNSEGDLVISDEGKNSKGNLVVLKRISNQ from the coding sequence ATGAAGTTCACGCTGATCGCTATTATTTCCATCTTTCTTATCTCCTGTTCTCAGGAGAATAAATCTTGTGGCGATTTTGACTTGAACCAAACATATGAACAGATCAAACTTCCCGTCGCGCTCAAAGAAATTTCGGGAATCACATTTTTAAGCAAGAATAAGATTGCCTGTGTTCAGGATGAAAAAGGAATTGTTTTTATTTACGATATACATAAGGATAAACTAAAACAATCTATCGATTTCGCCGGTGATAAGGACTATGAAGCAATTGCCAATGTAAATGATACAATATATGTTCTGAGAAGTAATGGGGATATTTATGAAATCGATAATCTTGAATCAAGCGAAGTCTCTTCGATTACACATCATACTTTTTTATCAAAAGTAAATAACTCTGAAGGGATGTGTTTCGATTCTAAACATTATCGTCTGCTGATTGCCTGCAAAGGCAAACCCGAAAAAGGAAGTGCAAAGAAATACCAGAAAGTTGTTTATTCATTTGACCTTTCAACAAAAACTATGTCAGAAGAACCTGTACTTGTAATAGATCCAACTTCTATTATAGAAATGGCTGACCAGTCAGCTTCAAATTCGTTTTTTGGGGAATCAAAGAATGTTGATCAATTTGATCCGGCTGAAATTGCCATCGATCCAAAAACAGGAAACTATTTTGTTCTTTCTGCTGTAGGGAAAAGACTTGCCGTTTTTTCGGAAAATGGTATGCTACTGTGCTCAGTAAATCTGAATCCTGACATTTACAAACAACCGGAAGGACTTGCTTTCAACTCAGAAGGCGATTTGGTGATCTCTGATGAAGGAAAAAATTCCAAAGGGAATTTGGTGGTACTGAAAAGGATTTCTAATCAATAA
- a CDS encoding HAD family phosphatase, with amino-acid sequence MNKSIHKNLILDLGGVILDINYQNTIDAFKAIGIEQAETLYSQQSQNPLFDLLEKGMISEGDFFSELRKLSKTDHSDDVLRKCWNAILVGLPEENLKTLYELKKNYRLFLLSNTNSIHESEYRKMIIMQYGSFVFDDIFEKMYLSHHIHLRKPSKEIFEFVLNDSHLNREESFFIDDSKQHVEGARNAGIESILMPGGKLLKDVV; translated from the coding sequence ATGAATAAATCAATCCACAAAAATCTGATTCTCGACCTTGGTGGAGTGATACTGGATATAAATTATCAGAATACGATTGATGCATTTAAAGCTATTGGGATTGAGCAGGCAGAGACTTTGTATTCACAGCAAAGCCAGAATCCACTTTTTGACTTGCTGGAAAAAGGAATGATAAGTGAAGGCGATTTTTTTTCTGAGCTTCGGAAGTTAAGTAAGACAGACCATAGTGACGATGTACTCCGCAAATGCTGGAATGCAATTCTTGTCGGACTGCCGGAGGAAAATCTGAAAACACTTTATGAACTCAAGAAGAACTACAGACTTTTTCTTTTAAGTAATACCAATTCAATCCACGAAAGTGAATACCGGAAGATGATCATCATGCAATACGGGTCATTTGTGTTCGATGATATTTTTGAAAAAATGTATCTCTCACATCATATTCATCTTCGCAAACCTTCAAAAGAGATCTTCGAATTTGTTCTCAACGACAGCCATCTGAATAGAGAAGAGTCTTTCTTTATTGATGATTCCAAACAACATGTTGAAGGGGCGAGAAATGCAGGTATTGAATCGATATTAATGCCGGGGGGGAAATTATTGAAAGATGTAGTTTAA